One Natator depressus isolate rNatDep1 chromosome 13, rNatDep2.hap1, whole genome shotgun sequence genomic region harbors:
- the SGK2 gene encoding serine/threonine-protein kinase Sgk2 isoform X2 yields MPMPRPETPSTALGKTKDLIKHGCERIEQTIKASGSRLCSYAERVAFLMDRSKNPDNSPQPPTPTDNINLGPSANPNAKPTDFDFLKVIGKGSFGKVLLAKRKSDGMSYAVKVLQKKSILKKKEQTHIMAERNVLLKNVKHPFLVGLHYSFQTSEKLYFVLDYVNGGELFFHLQRERCFCEPRARFYAAEVASAVGYLHSLNIIYRDLKPENILLDCQGHVVLTDFGLCKEGMEPEETTSTFCGTPEYLAPEVLRKQPYDRTVDWWCLGAVLYEMLFGLPPFYSQDVSQMYDNILHQPLQIQGTKTMAACDILQGLLHKDQKRRLGAKMDFLEIKNHVFFSPINWDDLYHKRITPPFNPNVSGPADLRHFDPEFTQEVVSSSITRTPDLAASCSSVSDAFLGFSYAPTDEDFQVFK; encoded by the exons ATCTTATAAAGCACGGGTGCGAGAGGATAGAACAGACCATCAAGGCCTCGGGCTCCAGGCTGTGTTCCTA TGCTGAAAGAGTTGCCTTCTTAATGGACCGTTCTAAAAACCCGGATAACAGCCCCCAG CCTCCGACACCGACTGACAACATCAACCTTGGCCCTTCTGCTAATCCAAA TGCCAAGCCAACGGATTTTGATTTTCTGAAAGTTATTGGCAAAGGAAGCTTTGGAAAA GTTCTCCTGGCCAAACGCAAGTCTGATGGGATGTCTTATGCTGTGAAAGTCTTGCAGAAGAAATCCATCCTGAAGAAAAAGGAG CAAACCCACATTATGGCGGAACGCAACGTGCTGCTGAAAAACGTGAAACATCCTTTCCTGGTGGGCCTCCACTACTCTTTCCAGACCTCCGAGAAGCTCTACTTTGTGCTAGACTATGTCAATGGAGGAGAG CTCTTCTTCCACCTGCAAAGGGAGCGCTGTTTCTGTGAACCTCGTGCCCGCTTTTATGCAGCTGAAGTAGCCAGTGCAGTAGGGTACCTGCATTCCTTGAACATAATCTACAG GGACTTAAAACCTGAAAACATCCTCCTGGACTGCCAG GGACACGTAGTACTGACAGACTTTGGACTTTGCAAAGAAGGAATGGAGCCAGAGGAAACGACATCAACTTTCTGTGGCACCCCAGAG TACTTGGCCCCAGAAGTGCTAAGAAAACAACCCTATGACAGAACAGTAGACTGGTggtgtctgggagctgtcctCTATGAGATGCTGTTTGGGTTG CCTCCCTTTTACAGCCAGGATGTGTCTCAGATGTATGACAATATTCTACACCAGCCACTCCAGATCCAAGGAACCAAGACCATGGCAGCTTGTGATATCTTACAGGGACTGCTTCACAAAGACCAGAAGAGGAGGCTGGGGGCCAAGATGGATTTT CTGGAAATAAAGAATCATGTATTCTTCAGCCCAATAAACTGGGATGACTTGTATCACAAGAGGATCACTCCTCCCTTCAACCCCAATGTG TCTGGTCCTGCTGATCTGCGACATTTTGACCCAGAGTTCACCCAAGAAGTGGTCTCGAGCTCCATCACCCGGACCCCTGACTTAGCAGCCAGCTGTTCCAGTGTCTCAGATGCTTTTTTAGGGTTTTCTTATGCACCGACTGATGAGGACTTTCAGGTTTTTAAATAG
- the SGK2 gene encoding serine/threonine-protein kinase Sgk2 isoform X1, which translates to MVKLGAEMSLNQPAADCFPYSRMLALLVEVITDLIKHGCERIEQTIKASGSRLCSYAERVAFLMDRSKNPDNSPQPPTPTDNINLGPSANPNAKPTDFDFLKVIGKGSFGKVLLAKRKSDGMSYAVKVLQKKSILKKKEQTHIMAERNVLLKNVKHPFLVGLHYSFQTSEKLYFVLDYVNGGELFFHLQRERCFCEPRARFYAAEVASAVGYLHSLNIIYRDLKPENILLDCQGHVVLTDFGLCKEGMEPEETTSTFCGTPEYLAPEVLRKQPYDRTVDWWCLGAVLYEMLFGLPPFYSQDVSQMYDNILHQPLQIQGTKTMAACDILQGLLHKDQKRRLGAKMDFLEIKNHVFFSPINWDDLYHKRITPPFNPNVSGPADLRHFDPEFTQEVVSSSITRTPDLAASCSSVSDAFLGFSYAPTDEDFQVFK; encoded by the exons ATCTTATAAAGCACGGGTGCGAGAGGATAGAACAGACCATCAAGGCCTCGGGCTCCAGGCTGTGTTCCTA TGCTGAAAGAGTTGCCTTCTTAATGGACCGTTCTAAAAACCCGGATAACAGCCCCCAG CCTCCGACACCGACTGACAACATCAACCTTGGCCCTTCTGCTAATCCAAA TGCCAAGCCAACGGATTTTGATTTTCTGAAAGTTATTGGCAAAGGAAGCTTTGGAAAA GTTCTCCTGGCCAAACGCAAGTCTGATGGGATGTCTTATGCTGTGAAAGTCTTGCAGAAGAAATCCATCCTGAAGAAAAAGGAG CAAACCCACATTATGGCGGAACGCAACGTGCTGCTGAAAAACGTGAAACATCCTTTCCTGGTGGGCCTCCACTACTCTTTCCAGACCTCCGAGAAGCTCTACTTTGTGCTAGACTATGTCAATGGAGGAGAG CTCTTCTTCCACCTGCAAAGGGAGCGCTGTTTCTGTGAACCTCGTGCCCGCTTTTATGCAGCTGAAGTAGCCAGTGCAGTAGGGTACCTGCATTCCTTGAACATAATCTACAG GGACTTAAAACCTGAAAACATCCTCCTGGACTGCCAG GGACACGTAGTACTGACAGACTTTGGACTTTGCAAAGAAGGAATGGAGCCAGAGGAAACGACATCAACTTTCTGTGGCACCCCAGAG TACTTGGCCCCAGAAGTGCTAAGAAAACAACCCTATGACAGAACAGTAGACTGGTggtgtctgggagctgtcctCTATGAGATGCTGTTTGGGTTG CCTCCCTTTTACAGCCAGGATGTGTCTCAGATGTATGACAATATTCTACACCAGCCACTCCAGATCCAAGGAACCAAGACCATGGCAGCTTGTGATATCTTACAGGGACTGCTTCACAAAGACCAGAAGAGGAGGCTGGGGGCCAAGATGGATTTT CTGGAAATAAAGAATCATGTATTCTTCAGCCCAATAAACTGGGATGACTTGTATCACAAGAGGATCACTCCTCCCTTCAACCCCAATGTG TCTGGTCCTGCTGATCTGCGACATTTTGACCCAGAGTTCACCCAAGAAGTGGTCTCGAGCTCCATCACCCGGACCCCTGACTTAGCAGCCAGCTGTTCCAGTGTCTCAGATGCTTTTTTAGGGTTTTCTTATGCACCGACTGATGAGGACTTTCAGGTTTTTAAATAG
- the SGK2 gene encoding serine/threonine-protein kinase Sgk2 isoform X3 produces MDRSKNPDNSPQPPTPTDNINLGPSANPNAKPTDFDFLKVIGKGSFGKVLLAKRKSDGMSYAVKVLQKKSILKKKEQTHIMAERNVLLKNVKHPFLVGLHYSFQTSEKLYFVLDYVNGGELFFHLQRERCFCEPRARFYAAEVASAVGYLHSLNIIYRDLKPENILLDCQGHVVLTDFGLCKEGMEPEETTSTFCGTPEYLAPEVLRKQPYDRTVDWWCLGAVLYEMLFGLPPFYSQDVSQMYDNILHQPLQIQGTKTMAACDILQGLLHKDQKRRLGAKMDFLEIKNHVFFSPINWDDLYHKRITPPFNPNVSGPADLRHFDPEFTQEVVSSSITRTPDLAASCSSVSDAFLGFSYAPTDEDFQVFK; encoded by the exons ATGGACCGTTCTAAAAACCCGGATAACAGCCCCCAG CCTCCGACACCGACTGACAACATCAACCTTGGCCCTTCTGCTAATCCAAA TGCCAAGCCAACGGATTTTGATTTTCTGAAAGTTATTGGCAAAGGAAGCTTTGGAAAA GTTCTCCTGGCCAAACGCAAGTCTGATGGGATGTCTTATGCTGTGAAAGTCTTGCAGAAGAAATCCATCCTGAAGAAAAAGGAG CAAACCCACATTATGGCGGAACGCAACGTGCTGCTGAAAAACGTGAAACATCCTTTCCTGGTGGGCCTCCACTACTCTTTCCAGACCTCCGAGAAGCTCTACTTTGTGCTAGACTATGTCAATGGAGGAGAG CTCTTCTTCCACCTGCAAAGGGAGCGCTGTTTCTGTGAACCTCGTGCCCGCTTTTATGCAGCTGAAGTAGCCAGTGCAGTAGGGTACCTGCATTCCTTGAACATAATCTACAG GGACTTAAAACCTGAAAACATCCTCCTGGACTGCCAG GGACACGTAGTACTGACAGACTTTGGACTTTGCAAAGAAGGAATGGAGCCAGAGGAAACGACATCAACTTTCTGTGGCACCCCAGAG TACTTGGCCCCAGAAGTGCTAAGAAAACAACCCTATGACAGAACAGTAGACTGGTggtgtctgggagctgtcctCTATGAGATGCTGTTTGGGTTG CCTCCCTTTTACAGCCAGGATGTGTCTCAGATGTATGACAATATTCTACACCAGCCACTCCAGATCCAAGGAACCAAGACCATGGCAGCTTGTGATATCTTACAGGGACTGCTTCACAAAGACCAGAAGAGGAGGCTGGGGGCCAAGATGGATTTT CTGGAAATAAAGAATCATGTATTCTTCAGCCCAATAAACTGGGATGACTTGTATCACAAGAGGATCACTCCTCCCTTCAACCCCAATGTG TCTGGTCCTGCTGATCTGCGACATTTTGACCCAGAGTTCACCCAAGAAGTGGTCTCGAGCTCCATCACCCGGACCCCTGACTTAGCAGCCAGCTGTTCCAGTGTCTCAGATGCTTTTTTAGGGTTTTCTTATGCACCGACTGATGAGGACTTTCAGGTTTTTAAATAG